Proteins encoded by one window of Salvia splendens isolate huo1 chromosome 14, SspV2, whole genome shotgun sequence:
- the LOC121764581 gene encoding alpha-soluble NSF attachment protein 2-like encodes MGDHLARAEDFESKAVKKLSGWGLFGSKFEDAADLFDKAANSFKLSKSWDRAGAVYVKLANCHLKLDSKHEAANAYADAAHCYKKCNTQESISCLEESVNIFLDIGRFNMSARYYKEIAELYEHDQNLELAIVYFEKAVDLFQSEEVSTSANQCKQKVAQYAAQLEQYQKAIEMYEEIAQQSLNNNLLKYGVKGHLLNAGICQLCKADFVAINKALERYQDLDPTFTGTREYKLLADLAAALDEEDLTKFTDAVKEFDSMTPLDGWKTTLLLRVKEALKAKEMEEDDLT; translated from the exons atgggCGATCATCTAGCGAGGGCGGAGGACTTCGAGAGCAAAGCCGTGAAGAAGCTCAGCGGCTGGGGCTTATTCGGCTCCAAATTCGAAGACGCAGCCGACTTATTCGACAAAGCCGCCAACTCTTTCAAGCTCTCCAAATCAT GGGATCGAGCGGGAGCAGTTTATGTAAAGTTGGCTAACTGTCATTTGAAG TTAGATAGCAAGCATGAAGCTGCTAATGCGTATGCTGATGCAGCTCATTGCTACAAAAAGTGCAATACACAAG AGTCAATTTCATGCTTGGAGGAATCTGTAAATATCTTTCTGGATATTGGAAGGTTCAATATGTCTGCCAGGTATTATAAG GAAATAGCTGAGTTGTATGAGCATGACCAGAACTTGGAACTAGCTATCGTGTATTTTGAGAAAGCTGTTGATCTCTTCCAAAGTGAAGAAGTATCAACATCAGCAAATCAGTGCAAGCAGAAGGTAGCTCAATATGCTGCTCAGTTAGAACA ATATCAAAAGGCAATAGAGATGTATGAAGAGATAGCACAACAGTCTCTCAACAATAACCTGCTGAAATATGGAGTAAAAGGGCACCTTCTCAACGCTGGCATTTGCCAGCTATGCAAGGCTGATTTTGTCGCAATCAACAAGGCATTAGAGCGATACCAG gatCTAGATCCAACATTTACTGGAACACGTGAGTACAAATTGCTAGCG GACTTAGCTGCTGCCCTTGATGAGGAAGACTTGACCAAGTTCACTGACGCAGTCAAGGAATTCGATAGCATGACTCCGCTG GACGGTTGGAAGACAACTCTGCTGTTGAGAGTAAAGGAAGCTCTGAAGGCCAAAGAAATGGAGGAGGATGATCTTACTTAA